DNA from Apis cerana isolate GH-2021 linkage group LG13, AcerK_1.0, whole genome shotgun sequence:
ctgtataaattaaagaaatctgaaacataaatatctataaattaaaaaaatctgaaacataaatctatataaGTTAAAGAAATCTGaaacataaatatctataaattaaaaaaacctgAAACATAAAtctgtataaattaaagaaatctgaaacataaatatctacaaattaaagaaatctgaaacataaatatttttaaattaaaaaaatctgaaacataaatatctataaattaaaaaaacctgAAACATAAAtctgtataaattaaagaaatctgaaacataaatatctataaattaaagaaatctgaaacataaatctatataaGTTAAAGAAATCTGaaacataaatatctataaattaaaaaaacctgAAACATAAAtctgtataaattaaagaaatctgaaacataaatatctacaaatttaaaaaatctgaaacataaatctgtataaattaataaaacctgaaacataaatatttataaattaaagaaatctgaaatataaatatttataaattaaaaaaacctgaaacataaatatccataaattaaaaaaacctgAAACATAAAtctgtataaattaaagaaatatgaaacataaaaaaaagtaatacaaattatatattaaaaaacgatagaatatagaaatgaattttggaaaaaatgttgtcgacatataaaaaatcaaataaactatattatataattgaaaactgTTATACGTCGTCCCACGATGTCCAACGATGTCCAACAGTGTCCAACGTAGTCTTGAAGTAacttaatttatcttaatattatcttaaaattaaattttaaaatctaatatataatctataatcttaatatatcttatataatatatcttatataatatatcttatatataatatataatcttattgatAACATCCATATCAAACATACACTCCTTTCGCTTAAAGCAAAAcaaaagcaattaaaattgataattattcaattctctCATGTCACTCCAATACTTTCAATTGTTGCAACAAtacaattcaagaaaaaagaaaaaatataaaaattgaagaagaaatcgaaaaacacaagaaagaaaaaaatacattgtcAATCTCACGGCTTACGTCAATGGACTTACGAGAGTCATTGAACAAATGATACTTACCAGTCGTGTCCAGTTGGGGATTACGACAGCGATCTAACGGAAGAACGATTTACGTTTCGACGACACAGGAAGGAGCAAGGGATAGCGATCCCTGACCACCGGAATCGAATTACAAAAACGTTATTCGACCGTAAGATCTATCTCTAATCGAGTACTAAAGGTACCAATCGATTAGAGCGCGGATCCTCAACTGGTCACCGGAAGTAGAGCATCTGTCCAACATCTCTTGCCATTGTTGCATACGATTGACAATGACTTGAAATaagcgatgaaaaaaaataacaaactataaaatgagataaaatgagaagaaaataaaaaacgatccgaataaaaataaacattcgagatgagaaatgataaaaacgaaagagagaatataaatgagagagtaaaagaattgaaattattatttttcgctttAAGTTAAGGAGTGTATTTTTGATACGGAATGcgtttacatttaaatacttaaacttaattaaactaatattcacttattaattaattaatatctgtcAAAGATATTctcatcttatttaaaaaaaataaagttattataattttgttaaaaatttaagataatataaaaaatgagaaaaagttAACGAAAATATCCTTGTACAGATTTTATACCTGCGGTCTagtctattaataaattgattaaaataattaaagaaaaccaTGTTTTAGACGAGACTGCAGGTATAcgtagttcttggcttgccatcgcttttcgaaaactactaataaaatattatatataatatttctaaatttaaaatattccaaaaaatttctaatgaaatatttataagatttttaattttttatacttttttaaaaagtttcaaaaaataaaatttgaaaagcgatgccaattaccggaTCTCACCTAcgaggaggtgactacgcatcgagatccgttttataaaaaacataatataaaatatatatataaataatgaaaaatttaataaattaaaatgatatgatatgtacaacaaataaattaatattcttataactataatgattttaagtaATAGTAgacaagaattaaaaaaataataaattcacacaaacaaatttttaacaatatttttattaatgattccaTATTTAGGGAcgctgaaaaataaaaaataatcagaaaAGAGTGAAAGAATTACCTTCTACAGCTGCATTTGTTCCAAAAACAGGATCATTTCCACAATATTAGTGGAAGATTCATGGGCATTTTATAAACGCAACGCTACTTTTAAAAAACGCGATTAtatttaacgcaacactactttTAAAAACGCGGTCATatttttaacgcaacactaacttttaaaatgaatttaataaattgaaaactaatatctgtttaacatttaaaactcgaattaaaaaaaaatatgcgaatttttaatattaaatttttaaaaaattatattttatcatgatcaaaattattaaagaaaatcgcGATATCTCATAAAAGTCGCAACACTAAAACAAatgcgattattattttttcgtaattctAATGCAAaccgtaatttatttaatgcaataataattataaaaatcgcgATTTGCCCCCATGATGATTGTACGTTGGGCCGGAATATACATCGGCCAAATATACTATTGCTAccgctactactactactactactactactactactactactactactattactactattactactacatATTCTAAAACGAGCATAGTGATAAAGTAAGGATGtcacaaaattttacaaactattttcacattttaattttacatacaatTTTTCCTGAAATTGATTGACGATGGTTAATGATCATTGCGTgaattacgataaaaatcgtatctcaattttaattattaatatttatgataaaaaaaattcgtatatattttttaaaaaatgatattactaaataatataaaatttgatatcattattgtaatttgaatttttatttataatttgcaatattttatataaaatataagattactattgtaaattgtaagaGAAAATCATAACACGACACAATTCGACAATTTGCATGATCATTAACGCATCATCAgtcattgttaaaaattataaactatggTTATCATGTCCATTGCCtttctcttatttaaaaaatacttgagTATGTAAATGAGATTGTGGCAATGgacataaaattgaaaatcctgaattaaaaaatacatttgtttCGTATCTAACGggctaataattttatactttgcaTACTTCTatcttatttcaaaatgactctactttatattcgtttattaatttaataaattattgaaattttaataaaaaatctatgattttatattaattataatttaacattttataaattattaaaagaataaaaaattggtaataaactaaaaatgaatgaaaaatgtagtaaaaaaaatctattactaGAAATAACCTTAGGCGATTTCTTCATCAAAAcatattttcgaaaacatgaaagtatttaaaatttgttgttttGAAATCTATCTGTCGCGAAATGTTTTCTTGCACATAAAATAAACTTGAacgaaaaactttatttttcaaacatttgttacataaattgattatgaaataacagatataaaaaaagattaaaaatgaagaaaagatttttattattaattaattaaaaaaatacgatgtGCAAGAAAACCTAATctgaactaaaaataaataataaaacacagAAAattactatatgtatatatagtaaatatctGTGGTCACTAtgctcgttaaaaaaaaatctatgtaATCAGTCACGCATGTCGATTCAGACTTTTCGTCCTACGACATGAGTGAccgaaagaatataaaagcaTGCGACTTACCTTTAGATGCAAAGAAATCATCGTCGAGAAGGCCATCATCGTGTAGGAGGATGTTGATATCGTCTTGTCCTCTTGAGAAAGCACTGACTCTAATATATACActtgaaacgaaatatttaaaaaacactgttaaaactattataacgCGACCGTTTACTTATAATCGACGAACAAATATTGATTCTAATTTCGCGTTATCCATTaaaggatttaattaaattattacgaagcaaacactgactctactgATCGTATTGCGCACGATTACAAAAATTtgctgaaagaaaaattatattaataggaagagataagatagaaaaagaagtgaaatattactttgatattttctcttctttttcttcttaatgtAGTTCTCAGCTTGCCATCGGTTTTCAAaaactaatgattttaatataatacttctaatacaatcttttttcaaaatataatgtacaatttatatataatataatttttctaatgtattcttaatctaatataaaatgaaaaccgATGCCAATTACCAACCAATGAGGAAATGACTATCGAGACccacataatataaaaaatataataggaaaaaaaaattaaaatatatttataatatgttataaaaataaaaaataaattaatagatagataaaaaataaataaataaataaggaaacaagtaaatatacaaataattaaaactataaatttaaaaaattaaaaaaattttaaataagagaaaaaaaataaatgaaagtacaaattaaaaaataaatttaaaaaaaagtgtataattgaataaatatgaataaataaataaagaaataattaattgcataaacacataaaggaaaaaataaaacaagaaataaaactgtttaaataaaaaataaataaataaaaattaaaaaataaatgaaataaaaatataataaatgataacaatattaatttaaaataaatgataagaaaataaagaactaaattattaaataactaatattgttgaatatgttgaatatgtaaatgaacaaataaatgaaaattaaaaaataaaatgaataaaaaatatgctatatatgataacaatattaatttaaaataaatgataagaaaataaagaactaaaaattattcaatctattataaaaaagttaaagttaaaatgttataatctATCTATCAGGATTTCTATCTAGCGATCTATCTATCAGGAAGGTTTCTTAACAAATGAATTATCGTCGTGACCTACGTCATATTTATAGGGAATGGCAATAACCGAAGATCGACGACAATGTACGTAATTTGCCGAATATGTCAAAATCGATTCTAAGACCAGaatgatcaataatttatcaatttttatattttttattgttaatttatgaattttacaatattatatgtaataataaatatattttttcacaaattaatataattttatagatctgtagtattaattttcgatttatgactgtattaaaaaattttaattgttattttacatgaaaaataattgtaaagtaGCCACAAATGAACTTACTGATCaaaactttatcaattttccgatttttattccttttttatttctcaatctaaaatttattacgacgaataaatgtaaaaataaatgaaacgatgaaagatttgaaaaaaagaaataaaataaaaattgaattaataaatgaatatattattaattaaataaatgaaaattaaaaaataaaacgaataaaaaaagtgcTATATatgataacaatattaatttaaaataaatgataaaaaagtaaaaaactaaaaattattctatctattataaaaaagttaaagttaaaatgttataatttcgaTCTATCTATCAGGAAGGTTTCTTAACAAATGAATTATCGTCGTGACCTACGTCATATTTATAGGGAATGGCAATAACCGAAGATCGACGACAATGTACGTAATTTGCCGAATATGTCAAAATCGATTCTAAGACCAGAATgatcaataaattatcaatttttattgttaatttatgaatttaacaattttttacaatattatatgtaataataaatatatttttcacaaattaatataattttatagatctgtagtattaattttcgatttatgactgtattaaaaaattttaattgttattttacatgaaaaataattgtaaagtaGCCACAAATGAACTTACTGATCaaaactttatcaattttccgATTTTAATTCCTAGTTTCtccatctaaaaatttattacgacgaataaatgtaaaaataaatgaaacgatgaaagatttgaaaaaaagaaataaaataaaaattgaattaataaatgaatatattattaattaaataaatgaatcaatctttcgataaaaaaataattaaaggaataagaaaatcaaaaaataaaatgaataaaaaatgtgctatacatgataataatattaatttaaaataaatgataaaaagtaaaagactaaaaattattctatctattataaaaaagttaaaattaaaatgttataatttcgaTCTATCTATCAAGAAGGTTTCTTAACAAATGAATTATCGTCGTGACCTACGTCATATTTATAGGGAATGGCAATAACCGAAGATCGACGACAATGTACGTAATTTGCCGAATATGTCAAAATCGATTCTAAGACCAGaatgatcaataatttatcaatttttatattttttattgttaatttatgaattttacaatattatatgtaataataaatatattttttcacaaattaatataattttatagatctgtagtattaattttcgatttatgactgtattaaaaaattttaattgttattttacatgaaaaataattgtaaagtaGCCACAAATGAACTTACTGATCaaaactttatcaattttccgATTTTAATTCCTAGTTTCtccatctaaaaatttattacgacgaataaatgtaaaaataaatgaaacgatgaaagatttgaaaaaaagaaataaaataaaaattgaattaataaatgaatatattattaattaaataaatgaatcaatctttcgataaaaaaataattaaaggaataagaaaatcaaaaaataaaatgaataaaaaatgtgctatacatgataataatattaatttaaaataaatgataaaaaagtaaaagactaaaaattattctatctattataaaaaagttaaaattaaaatgttataatttcgaTCTATCTATCAAGAAGGTTTCTTAACAAATGAATTATCGTCGTGACCTACGTCATATTTATAGGGAATGGCAATAACCGAAGATCGACGACAATGTACGTAATTTGCCGAATATGTCAAAATCGATTCTAAGACCAGaatgatcaataatttatcaatttttatattttttattgttaatttatgaattttacaatattatatgtaataataaatatattttttcacaaattaatataattttatagatctgtagtattaattttcgatttatgactgtattaaaaaattttaattgttattttacatgaaaaataattgtaaagtaGCCACAAATGAACTTACTGATCaaaactttatcaattttccgATTTTAATTCCTAGTTTCtccatctaaaaatttattacgacgaataaatgtaaaaataaatgaaacgataaaagatttgaaaaaaagaaataaaataaaaattgaattaataaatgaatatattattaattaaataaatgaaaattaaaaaataaaacgaataaaaaaagtgctatatatgataataatattaatttaaaataaatgataaagaagtaaaagattaaaaattattctatctattataaaaaagttaaagttaaaatgttataatttcgaTCTATCTATCAAGAAGGTTCGTTAACAAATGAATTAATCGTCGCGACCTTTGTCATACTTATAAGAGATAGCAATAACCGAAGATCGACGACAATGTACGTAATTTGCCGAATATGTCAAAATCGATTCTAAGACCAGaatgatcaataatttatcaatttttatattttttattgttaatttatgaattttacaatattatatgtaataataaatatattttttcacaaattaatataattttatagatctgtagtattaattttcgatttatgactgtattaaaaaattttaattgttattttacatgaaaaataattgtaaagtaGCCACAAATGAACTTACTGATCaaaactttatcaattttccgATTTTAATTCCTAGTTTCtccatctaaaaatttattacgacgaataaatgtaaaaataaatgaaacgataaaagatttgaaaaaaagaaataaaataaaaattgaattaataaatgaatatattattaattaaataaatgaaaattaaaaaataaaacgaataaaaaagtgctatatatgataataatattaatttaaaataaatgataaagaagtaaaagattaaaaattattctatctattataaaaaagttaaagttaaaatgttataatttcgaTCTATCTATCAAGAAGGTTCGTTAACAAATGAATTAATCGTCGCGACCTTTGTCATACTTATAAGAGATAGCAATAACCGAAAATCGACGACAACATACGTACTTTACCGAATATgtcaaaatcgattttaagaCCAGaatgatcaataatttatcaatttttacattttttattgttaatttatatatttaacaatttattacaatattatgtgTAGTAATTagtgtatatttttacaaactattattaaatttattgttttataatattaatttttgatttataatgcgttagaatattttaaatcttatttttcggAGGATAATTACAAGGTAGccataaatagatttataataatcaatatataataagttacatattttttgatattttaatgtacacttttaaattcttttatttattataacattttataataattttaaaatctcattctacgataaaaacattatattattttaatataattatttttatcgaatttctttttgatttttatgttagtatgattttgaattcgattttaaacaaatttaagacattaatattgttataaaattataaaatattccatcatatatttcatttacgaTTTcacatgaaaatttaatcaacaacTTTAACCACAATGGTATTCTATACTGGTAATTGAGGATGACAAATGATAAGGAAATTGTGGATTCTTTCCGAGAACAAGAAAAGACAATTAAACATTAgatctattatatatctcgtctatcttaaaatatcaaaatatagagaaaaaaaatatattacatgcattttgtttataatttacaattttacttgggaaataaaatttttatgacagttgaaacttttattaaaatttttaaacaaaaagagCACGTTCAAATAACATATCAAGGAAAAAGCATAGTGCTGGTACTATGTTTAGTTTGCAAGTCTGTCTCTGACAGAACTGGAATAATATCCAAGCTTTCGCTTTCCTCGAGGCTCGGTTTCCTAAAGAATAGTTCTCTCAATAATGTCCCCTCGGTAGAAGGCTCGTCCAGATCATTTTTACCCTTGATCCGTACATTTTGAATCTGATACGACATGGAATCTTTATCGAATTCCTCCAAATTActcctataatatataattaaaatgaatgcaCAAAATTTAGCCCGCGTATTTTTTcctctataataaataatttctctttagaaaaaaaaaagaaatgaattaaaacccatcattaaattttccaatttaatcgCACATCTACAACATTCAATTCGGTGTATTTCCTTACGTAGTTATCTCGAACTCATCGGTTTGACAAGCTTGATGAGCCTTCCTCATGGTATCCTTACTCCTTTCTAATTTCACCTCCTCGAGTAGTTCCTTTGTTCTTTGAAATTTACCCTCGAGTGCATTGGTTTCTGACTGCTTCTCGTCCAGAGCATTCTGCAATCGGGATTTCTCACTCACCAGATTCCTCACGGTTTGCGTAAGTTCGAGGAATTGTTTTTCCTGAGTGGCGATTTGCCGTGTCAACAACTCCAGGATACGTGAAATCCGAATCTTTAACTCCTTCGCCTCGACTCGAGCCTGTTCCagctaataaaatatcatgaaaCGTGATATCGAACGAAATTCTTCTACTATTTCATTTATGTCGTAAAATATCAATGGTCGGCATTCCTTCGTGAATAAGCATGATTctcgttcaattttcattgaaattatacTTGAAAACGAACTTGAATCAATTGATAATCTAAGAGCTTCGTACACTATTGACCTAATAATAGATCGAACTTTCATTTAAAACTACATCCCGCTATTAATGAACACTCCTATTCgacatttcgatattttaagttGAAGAACGGGATCGTTTTGCCAAACTTCtccaattatatctattatatctatataataatcactATTCACAAAACCTACATAACAAGgaagaattttgatttaaacttatttaatcaAAGTTGGGATTggcatttaaatttctatttttacgaTCCAACCGTATGTCTAGTTATTTATCaaccattattattaaaacggattataaaatttccccTGAAGCAATTTATCATAATCTActtccctttcttccttttttcattcgaCCCCTCGATTTTTTAACTTCTAGAAGTTTTAAACTTCGATCTTGCACTTTTATcacgctttttcttttttttttcttttttaagaataaaattttttgtaagaataaaatagacgAAGAAATGAAGGAATGGTCACAATTTAATCGAGCGTGAACGACATTACTTGAAATTCCAATTGTTTTTTCTCAGTTTCACGACGGTCCAGGGATTTCTTGTACTGATTCCTCATTGCTTCCTTTTCCGATTCGCTCACCGCCAGCTCTGACTTGGCGTCCCGCATTTCCTTGGTGCATCTGCGCGAAAAACAGCGTTCTATCACCTGTTTCCTGGCAAAATATCGTCGAAATATCGCGGAgaattacgaaaatttatgCGATGCTTTATACGGCGAGAAACGCCGTGCGGTCGATTTAATTCACGAAATGAgaaacgaaaaaggaaaaattcgctcattttttccaatctttattttttccttttaatagaATCGAGTTTGAACGTGCGCGAATTCCCTTAAGCGTTTAAATTCGCTCGTGTTAATTACGCGACTCGGTATTTTCGACCGGTATTTTCGAAGGAGGAAACGTGGCATGCGATCGCCATTATCTTAATTAAGATCGAGCGTCTGACTTGCATTCGGATATGCGGATCTTCGGGAAGAAAAATCTCGAGTGATCCGTTGGGGGATCCGGGGAACATGATTGGTTCCCTGGGACGGTGGACTTCGACACGAGGAATCGCGCGGTCGAACTTTTAATGGCCACCTCCCGTTGTAATCAGTTTCAAACCAGTGACAAACATTTCATCACGTTGGTATATTAGTAACAGTTGGAAGCGATCACGCGCGGTGAAATTTATTCGAGGTGTGCATATATCGTTGGGATCGATGACGGAGAGAAATGTACGGGGCAGGGACGAAGAAATAGGAAACGGGAATGATAAAGTAGTTGGAAGGAAGCTATAATAGAGATTTATTTCCTCGTGgcgataaatgtttatttaaagttGAAGTAATACCGGGCGAAGAAATATTGATGTAGGTTGATGCATGCGGAGTGTTGTTTTTTCGAGATTTGAGTTTGACAGTTTGAGTTAATgactgtttattaaattttcttctactGTTTACGATTACGAATTACGCttgaagagaaataatttgttgtgaaatgtgaaatataatcACAAAAGGGATTTTAcatcaaaattttgataatttaacatattaactattttatatattttatatatcacagAACGATGAAcgttatcaattttcattaaatattcataataaataacaaaaatgcaTAGTATAAAGATTAACTACATTTcccttttatctattttttttttcgtattctacaaattaatatgatttataaaaatttctttaaatggcGGTAGCGAatgtgtttaaataaatttaaagtatcAATAATTAGCGATACTGTTCCGAACATATGTCCAATGTGTACAACGTTTCGAAAATACAATCCCTAATTTGATTTATGCGATTAtccgattatatattatccgaTTAAATAGGAAAACAcggttagaattttataaagaaa
Protein-coding regions in this window:
- the LOC108000190 gene encoding uncharacterized protein LOC108000190, whose product is MRDAKSELAVSESEKEAMRNQYKKSLDRRETEKKQLEFQLEQARVEAKELKIRISRILELLTRQIATQEKQFLELTQTVRNLVSEKSRLQNALDEKQSETNALEGKFQRTKELLEEVKLERSKDTMRKAHQACQTDEFEITTSNLEEFDKDSMSYQIQNVRIKGKNDLDEPSTEGTLLRELFFRKPSLEESESLDIIPVLSETDLQTKHSTSTMLFP